In the genome of Marinilactibacillus sp. Marseille-P9653, one region contains:
- a CDS encoding oligosaccharide flippase family protein gives MSNTVGKHQNHMMRGAVILSVAAFITKVLSAVYKVPFQNLTGDEGFYVYQQIYPFYGIAVALALNGLPLFVSKLIAEEKDPAMQQSIAKQVGVWLALGSISLFAVFFLGASWLAEQMGDPELLPVIRSVSFIYLFIPFLSSIRGYFQGNLDMVPTGISQVGEQIARIAVLLGVAYLFTKADWTVYEMGTFAISSSWVAGVIGSVILLGYALRRIEKVPTLQPIDKKKFLTIGKRLAVEGLPLTAMSSMMVLFQLMDSFTIYNGLIDSGVSEELSMSLKGIYDRGQPFVQLGLVVGLGISTSALPLLRKYRQEKKEAEWQNSTFSVLNLTLLFSGAASIGLVAVMPWINEALFSDKMGTDVLQVYVLSIIFASLISSTHSVIQSGTEKLMPVLALIIGLVFKASLNRFAVMHMGIIGSSYLTILALLLVLVLMNLQMPRTVWHRFLSEWRIVKMLSVLAVMGIVTYMSMLGLSQLLPHSSRLLSLLLTLVGTGIGGFVFLIGLIRLGLLSEQEWRYIPFNKLMDPLRKKF, from the coding sequence ATGAGTAATACAGTCGGTAAGCATCAGAATCATATGATGCGCGGAGCGGTTATTCTATCTGTTGCAGCATTTATAACCAAAGTTTTAAGTGCTGTATACAAAGTGCCGTTTCAGAACTTAACTGGAGATGAAGGGTTTTATGTTTATCAGCAAATTTATCCTTTTTACGGTATCGCAGTCGCGCTGGCACTAAATGGGTTACCGCTTTTCGTATCAAAGCTCATTGCAGAAGAGAAGGATCCAGCTATGCAGCAATCAATCGCGAAGCAAGTTGGAGTCTGGCTAGCACTTGGATCGATCAGCCTTTTTGCTGTGTTTTTTCTAGGGGCATCATGGTTAGCGGAGCAAATGGGCGATCCAGAATTGCTACCGGTCATTCGGTCGGTTTCTTTTATTTATTTGTTTATTCCTTTTCTATCTAGTATAAGAGGATACTTTCAAGGGAACTTAGATATGGTGCCAACAGGTATCTCTCAAGTTGGCGAGCAAATTGCAAGAATTGCAGTTTTACTGGGAGTCGCTTATCTGTTTACGAAAGCCGATTGGACTGTATATGAAATGGGAACTTTTGCAATCTCATCTTCGTGGGTTGCGGGTGTTATTGGCTCAGTTATACTATTGGGCTACGCATTGAGACGAATTGAAAAAGTACCAACCTTACAGCCGATAGATAAGAAAAAGTTTTTGACTATTGGAAAGAGACTGGCTGTTGAGGGTCTCCCTTTGACAGCGATGAGTAGTATGATGGTCTTATTTCAATTAATGGATTCTTTTACGATTTATAACGGTCTGATTGATTCAGGCGTTTCCGAAGAACTTTCCATGAGCCTTAAAGGGATATATGATAGAGGTCAGCCATTTGTCCAGCTGGGATTGGTTGTTGGTCTAGGGATTTCAACAAGTGCGCTCCCGTTATTGAGGAAGTATAGACAAGAGAAAAAAGAAGCCGAGTGGCAAAATAGCACCTTTTCGGTTCTGAACCTTACGTTACTTTTCTCGGGAGCCGCTTCTATTGGGTTAGTCGCAGTTATGCCTTGGATAAATGAGGCACTGTTCTCTGATAAGATGGGGACAGATGTCCTTCAAGTGTATGTGCTGAGCATCATCTTTGCTTCTCTGATCAGCAGCACACATTCTGTTATCCAGAGCGGTACAGAAAAATTAATGCCTGTGCTGGCACTCATTATTGGATTAGTATTTAAAGCATCACTTAATCGTTTCGCTGTAATGCATATGGGGATTATAGGGTCTAGCTATCTAACGATTCTAGCGCTTTTACTTGTGCTTGTGCTCATGAATTTACAGATGCCAAGAACTGTATGGCATAGGTTCTTGAGCGAATGGAGAATTGTTAAAATGCTCTCTGTTCTAGCCGTTATGGGAATCGTTACCTACATGAGTATGCTAGGGTTGAGTCAGTTGCTACCTCACTCAAGTAGACTACTTTCCTTATTGTTGACACTGGTTGGAACAGGAATCGGTGGATTTGTCTTTCTGATTGGGCTGATTCGACTTGGTTTATTATCAGAACAAGAGTGGCGGTATATTCCATTCAATAAACTGATGGATCCACTTAGAAAGAAATTTTAA
- a CDS encoding mannitol-1-phosphate 5-dehydrogenase, translated as MLTVHFGAGNIGRGFIGEILNQNNSRIAFVDVNKQVIDALNEQKEYTIEEASEENRLILVNNVYGINNAENPDEVVDEIVNADLITTAIGPNILPRIAPLIAKGIQKRHQANRKDSIDVVACENMIGGSSFLKAEVLKHIEDAEVIDYIEKYIGFPDAAVDRIVPQQTHEDPLKVTVEPYKEWVISSTQSKNTKLKLDHVHYVKDLEPYIERKLFTVNTGHATVAYNGAFAGYSTIDESLKDQAVLDEVKSVLKETGALLVEKWSFDPEEHEAYIEKIISRFENPRLSDAVTRVGRTPIRKLGYDERFIRPIREASERGLAVDFLVSTVGKALHYNDAADEESVKLRTKLGEQPISEAVKEVTGLQDEMLIEKIVKVYEALKK; from the coding sequence ATGCTGACAGTACATTTTGGAGCAGGAAATATTGGTCGAGGATTTATTGGTGAGATTCTAAATCAAAATAATTCTCGTATTGCTTTCGTAGATGTGAATAAACAAGTGATTGACGCTTTGAACGAACAAAAAGAGTACACTATCGAAGAAGCGTCAGAAGAAAATCGATTGATCCTAGTTAATAATGTTTATGGAATTAATAACGCAGAAAACCCAGATGAAGTAGTCGATGAAATCGTGAATGCGGATTTGATTACAACAGCTATTGGGCCGAATATCTTGCCTAGAATCGCGCCACTAATCGCAAAAGGAATCCAAAAGAGACATCAGGCAAATCGTAAAGATTCTATAGATGTTGTAGCTTGTGAGAATATGATTGGTGGCAGTAGCTTTTTGAAAGCGGAAGTATTGAAGCATATTGAAGATGCTGAAGTAATCGACTATATCGAAAAGTACATTGGATTTCCGGATGCAGCAGTTGATAGAATCGTGCCACAACAGACACATGAAGATCCATTGAAAGTAACCGTCGAACCTTACAAAGAATGGGTCATCAGTTCAACTCAATCTAAAAACACTAAGTTGAAATTAGACCATGTACATTACGTCAAAGACCTCGAACCATACATTGAAAGAAAATTATTCACGGTAAATACTGGGCATGCAACAGTAGCTTATAACGGGGCGTTCGCTGGCTATAGTACAATCGATGAATCTTTAAAAGATCAAGCAGTACTTGACGAAGTGAAGAGCGTCCTTAAAGAAACAGGTGCGCTATTGGTTGAAAAATGGTCATTTGATCCCGAAGAGCATGAAGCTTATATCGAAAAAATCATTTCACGTTTTGAAAATCCAAGATTATCTGATGCAGTTACTCGAGTGGGCAGAACCCCTATCCGAAAATTAGGATACGACGAACGATTTATCAGACCAATCAGAGAAGCATCTGAAAGAGGGCTAGCTGTTGATTTTCTTGTCAGTACAGTAGGCAAAGCTTTACACTATAACGATGCTGCTGATGAGGAAAGCGTCAAACTAAGAACTAAACTTGGGGAACAACCGATATCCGAAGCCGTAAAAGAAGTGACTGGACTTCAAGATGAAATGTTGATTGAAAAAATTGTCAAAGTCTATGAAGCGTTAAAAAAGTAA
- the pth gene encoding aminoacyl-tRNA hydrolase, whose protein sequence is MKLVIGLGNPGAKYSDTKHNIGFIALDELAYQLGLAFNKSKFESVYAEGRIGSEKVLLIKPQTYMNDSGRSIRPWMDYYDLTEEDIVVVYDDMDLPAGKVRLRTKGSAGGHNGIKSLIQHIGTKEFNRIRIGVGRPYPSQSVVSHVLSGFEKEVHQDMLEAVKVTADAVKYWSEGKSFQDTMTKFN, encoded by the coding sequence ATGAAATTAGTGATTGGCCTAGGAAATCCTGGTGCAAAATATAGTGATACGAAACATAACATCGGCTTTATCGCTTTAGATGAATTGGCTTACCAGTTGGGTTTAGCATTTAACAAAAGTAAATTTGAGTCTGTCTATGCTGAAGGGCGGATTGGTTCGGAGAAAGTTTTACTGATCAAACCACAGACTTATATGAACGATTCTGGAAGATCCATTAGACCGTGGATGGATTACTATGATTTGACAGAAGAAGACATTGTTGTCGTATATGATGATATGGATCTTCCTGCTGGAAAAGTTCGTCTGAGAACAAAAGGAAGTGCCGGAGGACATAATGGGATCAAAAGCCTTATCCAGCACATTGGCACAAAAGAATTTAATCGTATTCGAATCGGCGTAGGCAGACCATATCCAAGTCAATCAGTCGTCTCTCATGTACTGAGTGGATTTGAAAAAGAGGTACATCAAGATATGCTTGAAGCTGTGAAAGTGACCGCCGATGCTGTGAAGTACTGGTCAGAAGGCAAGAGCTTTCAAGACACGATGACAAAATTCAATTAA
- the mfd gene encoding transcription-repair coupling factor — MSTITNFLIEKPSIQTVFSHIGKRQTQLVTGIAGSARSLFLSSLLKEKQKQIVIITQNLYHANQLLADFTGLVPDDQLFVFSVDDMIHAEMAIASPEARAERVQALDYLVSGKPGIVIVPLAGIRKLLPPKEVFEQAHITIELGSEVEFDQLADTLVRMGYRREQKVAAPGEFSVRGGIVDIYPLTEEHPVRIEFFDIEVDSMRYFNADTQRSIGNAKKLSILPATDFLLTKNQMAPAAEKLKKALSKNLAKLEDHEEKQKLSKNIQGVITALEDGEQPDELVKFRDFLYENPASVMDYTTEDAIIVMDEYPRVLERDAFSDEEEAEWVTAQLEQRQILQGQSFSNDFKTEIKKHHQDTIHFALFQKGMGGLKFDAIHPFQYRSMQQFFGQMHLLKTEMDRWEKQGYTVVVMTVDEDRADKVNRTLLDFEIPSVLSDDQSIVEKRIQVIPSTVQHGFELPTEKLAVLTEKELFNRVNKKRARRQNISNAERLKSYSELSPGDFVVHVNHGIGQYTGMETMEIGGVHQDYMSVVYDNESKLFIPVTQINLLQKYVSSEGKTPKINKLGGTAWSKTKRKVASQVEDIADDLIELYAERERKTGYPFSKDNAYQYEFDDAFPYTETDDQIRSIKEVKRDMEKDKPMDRLLVGDVGYGKTEVAMRAIFKAVQDGKQAAILVPTTVLAQQHYETMVERFSDFPVEIGLMSRFRTGQQIKKVKDGLRKGQVDIVVGTHRVLSKDVEFQDLGLLVVDEEQRFGVKHKERLKQLKNEVDVLTLTATPIPRTLHMSMLGVRDLSVIETPPANRYPVQTYVMEMNGAVVAEAMKREIARGGQVFYLHNRVSTIEQRAKELQQLVPDAKVGIAHGQMTEGQLENVLFEFIQGEYDVLVTTTIIETGIDMPNVNTLLVEDADRMGLSQLYQLRGRVGRSSRVAYAYFMHQPNKILTEVSEKRLQAIKDFTELGSGFKIAMRDLSIRGAGNLLGQQQHGFIDSVGFDLYSQMLSEAVARKRGDKTQHHTNVELDLAVDAYLPGTYVEDERQKIELYKRIREFSSDENYVELQDELIDRFGDYPQEVADLLTIGQLKMYSDLALVDTIKRGKGKVTVTFSKEGTQSLPLPEVFKALKSIQLKTDMHTNELLSIDFKVSLKMVANEWLDVLVLFTKKVAEYRASKTEAVVGQENE; from the coding sequence TTGTCTACTATAACGAATTTTTTAATAGAAAAACCATCGATTCAAACAGTCTTCTCTCATATAGGGAAACGACAGACGCAGCTTGTTACAGGTATTGCCGGATCAGCAAGGTCATTATTTCTTTCTTCTTTATTAAAGGAAAAGCAGAAACAAATTGTGATCATCACACAGAATCTATATCACGCTAACCAATTATTGGCAGATTTCACTGGTCTCGTTCCTGATGACCAGTTATTTGTATTTTCAGTAGATGATATGATTCATGCAGAAATGGCCATTGCGTCTCCGGAAGCTAGAGCAGAAAGAGTGCAGGCACTTGATTATCTCGTATCAGGAAAACCTGGTATTGTCATTGTACCTTTAGCAGGCATACGTAAATTATTGCCGCCTAAAGAGGTATTCGAGCAAGCGCATATTACGATCGAACTGGGATCAGAGGTTGAATTTGATCAATTGGCAGATACATTAGTGAGGATGGGTTACCGTAGAGAACAAAAAGTTGCGGCCCCAGGAGAATTCAGTGTGCGTGGGGGAATCGTCGATATTTACCCATTAACTGAAGAACACCCTGTTCGAATAGAATTCTTTGATATCGAAGTCGATTCAATGAGATATTTTAATGCGGATACGCAAAGATCAATCGGTAATGCAAAAAAACTTTCGATCCTTCCAGCGACAGACTTTCTACTAACAAAAAATCAGATGGCACCAGCAGCTGAGAAATTGAAAAAAGCTTTATCCAAGAACTTGGCAAAATTAGAAGATCATGAAGAAAAACAGAAACTAAGTAAAAACATTCAGGGGGTCATTACGGCTCTTGAAGATGGTGAACAGCCAGATGAGCTAGTGAAATTTAGAGACTTTTTATATGAAAACCCAGCTTCTGTAATGGATTATACAACTGAGGATGCCATTATCGTAATGGATGAGTACCCAAGAGTTCTTGAAAGAGATGCTTTCTCAGATGAAGAAGAAGCAGAATGGGTGACCGCTCAACTAGAGCAAAGACAAATACTTCAAGGACAATCTTTTTCAAATGATTTCAAGACGGAAATCAAGAAACATCATCAAGACACTATCCATTTTGCACTTTTTCAAAAAGGAATGGGTGGTTTGAAATTTGATGCGATTCATCCTTTTCAGTATAGAAGCATGCAGCAATTCTTTGGACAGATGCATCTGTTAAAAACCGAAATGGATCGTTGGGAGAAACAAGGTTACACAGTAGTTGTGATGACTGTTGACGAAGACCGTGCAGATAAAGTGAATCGTACTCTTCTAGACTTTGAAATCCCGAGTGTACTGTCAGATGATCAGTCTATTGTTGAAAAAAGAATTCAAGTAATTCCTTCCACTGTTCAACACGGATTTGAACTTCCTACAGAGAAGCTGGCTGTACTGACTGAAAAAGAACTCTTTAACCGTGTGAATAAGAAAAGAGCAAGACGTCAGAATATTTCGAATGCAGAAAGACTGAAAAGTTATTCGGAACTAAGTCCTGGAGATTTTGTGGTCCACGTCAATCATGGTATCGGTCAGTATACAGGGATGGAGACAATGGAAATTGGTGGCGTACATCAGGACTATATGTCTGTCGTTTACGACAATGAATCCAAACTGTTTATCCCGGTCACACAAATCAACCTGCTTCAAAAGTACGTGTCTTCTGAAGGCAAGACACCTAAAATCAATAAACTTGGTGGAACGGCCTGGTCTAAAACAAAACGAAAAGTTGCGAGTCAGGTAGAAGATATTGCTGACGATCTGATCGAATTGTATGCAGAGAGAGAAAGAAAAACAGGCTATCCATTCTCCAAAGACAATGCTTATCAATACGAATTTGATGATGCCTTTCCATACACGGAGACAGATGATCAGATACGTTCAATCAAAGAAGTTAAGCGAGATATGGAAAAAGACAAGCCAATGGATCGTCTGCTTGTAGGCGACGTTGGGTACGGGAAGACAGAAGTAGCTATGCGTGCGATTTTTAAAGCCGTGCAAGACGGTAAGCAAGCGGCAATTTTGGTTCCGACGACTGTACTAGCGCAACAGCATTACGAAACGATGGTGGAACGGTTCAGTGATTTCCCTGTTGAAATTGGCTTAATGAGTCGATTCAGAACAGGACAGCAAATCAAGAAAGTGAAAGATGGATTACGTAAAGGACAAGTAGATATCGTTGTTGGCACACACAGAGTACTTTCTAAAGATGTTGAATTCCAAGATTTAGGACTACTTGTGGTAGATGAGGAGCAACGTTTTGGTGTTAAGCATAAAGAGCGACTGAAACAACTGAAAAACGAAGTCGATGTATTAACGTTGACTGCAACGCCGATTCCAAGAACCTTGCATATGTCGATGCTGGGTGTTCGAGATTTATCTGTTATCGAAACACCACCCGCTAACCGTTATCCTGTTCAAACCTACGTTATGGAAATGAACGGAGCAGTCGTTGCTGAAGCCATGAAGAGAGAAATTGCTCGTGGAGGACAAGTGTTTTACTTGCATAACCGAGTGAGTACGATTGAACAAAGAGCCAAAGAGTTACAACAGTTAGTACCAGATGCCAAAGTAGGTATCGCACATGGTCAAATGACAGAAGGACAGCTTGAGAATGTTCTGTTTGAATTTATTCAAGGAGAATATGACGTACTCGTCACGACGACCATCATTGAAACAGGTATTGATATGCCGAATGTGAACACACTGTTAGTAGAAGATGCTGACCGAATGGGGCTTTCTCAGTTGTACCAGTTAAGAGGACGTGTTGGCAGAAGTAGTAGGGTAGCTTATGCTTATTTTATGCATCAACCGAACAAGATCCTGACTGAAGTTAGTGAAAAAAGACTGCAAGCTATCAAGGATTTCACAGAACTAGGATCAGGATTCAAGATCGCTATGCGTGACTTGTCTATTAGGGGAGCCGGTAATCTACTTGGACAGCAACAACATGGATTTATCGATTCAGTTGGATTTGATTTGTATTCTCAAATGTTATCTGAAGCCGTTGCTAGAAAACGTGGAGATAAAACGCAGCATCATACAAATGTTGAACTTGACCTTGCAGTGGACGCTTATCTTCCAGGAACCTATGTAGAAGATGAAAGACAGAAAATTGAACTTTATAAACGAATCAGAGAATTCTCAAGTGATGAGAATTATGTTGAACTTCAAGATGAGCTGATCGATCGTTTTGGGGACTATCCTCAAGAAGTCGCAGATTTACTGACAATTGGACAGTTGAAAATGTATAGTGATCTCGCGTTAGTTGATACAATCAAGCGTGGGAAAGGGAAAGTAACGGTCACGTTCTCAAAAGAAGGCACACAAAGTTTACCTTTACCCGAGGTCTTTAAAGCATTGAAGTCTATTCAATTAAAAACAGACATGCATACAAACGAGTTATTGAGTATTGACTTTAAAGTATCGCTTAAAATGGTGGCCAACGAATGGCTGGATGTGCTCGTATTGTTTACTAAAAAGGTTGCTGAGTATAGAGCCAGTAAAACAGAAGCCGTAGTAGGTCAGGAAAATGAGTAA
- a CDS encoding transcription antiterminator — protein sequence MILEILLNQKNGITINYLASQLDVSTRTVYRELSSIESTLAQYQLKLYKKNEGYFIKGNKGFIEELKSELYSASDELTTQKRQSLLMITLLLEEEELKTESLAYDLKVSTGTVQQDLQIIEDIFKEYDIQIVKRKARGIKVIASEASLRLIVSGLIASELNEYNFFKLFDEQAIISKDAFHESRNPFLEVLDPEIMETVYRLVRQFGEFQFEDVNDTQLQSLILFLTFSVMRIKQNHTVKQAIHEHQINGEVRERSVGISKEIFNDLSELYGLKTLSQEEIVFLALQIDGLNVPLRDEFSDDYDLQLSFKVRELIRLVSEDMYMPFYQDETLFRDLFAHISAAIQRNKAPMPEVNNPLLEKIHEEYTELSTVIRNRMASLFPEFEFQFNELLYVVVHFASAYERNSSAQLLNVLIICSNGMGTAKILESRLRKNIPEVTTVDVSRISQLHQLNFEQYDLILSTIFLQGFEKDYKVVTPLLMEDELKSIRKYIEQVLREKIKKLRQADTSLKVGLEHQTFQDFFSKITKVNQLLESFSIQKIGNYDTLRLTLQQICLDLSGSVLSDPLAVSEKLEKRMVTAPIGIPNTGLGLFHCVHPSIKEAHFSIVDLPEPFEMMNMERKTMKLDRILLLLAPDPMDELTQDMMGTISASIVESDANLNLFNKGSEKQIQQHLNQLFLEKIK from the coding sequence GTGATATTAGAAATACTGCTGAATCAAAAAAACGGAATCACAATCAATTATCTAGCTAGCCAATTGGATGTGAGTACGCGAACCGTTTACCGTGAGTTATCTAGTATTGAAAGTACACTAGCCCAATACCAGTTGAAGTTATATAAAAAAAATGAAGGGTACTTCATTAAAGGAAATAAAGGATTTATAGAAGAACTGAAATCGGAACTCTACAGTGCATCTGACGAACTGACCACCCAAAAAAGACAGAGTTTGCTTATGATCACGCTGCTTCTGGAAGAAGAAGAGCTGAAAACAGAATCGTTGGCGTATGATTTAAAAGTGAGTACAGGTACAGTGCAGCAAGATTTGCAGATAATAGAAGATATTTTCAAAGAATATGACATTCAAATTGTAAAAAGAAAAGCTCGCGGAATCAAAGTGATCGCTTCTGAAGCATCGTTGCGACTTATTGTGAGTGGATTAATTGCAAGTGAACTGAATGAATACAACTTCTTTAAATTATTTGACGAACAGGCAATTATTTCAAAAGATGCGTTTCATGAAAGTAGAAATCCCTTTTTAGAAGTGTTGGATCCCGAAATTATGGAGACAGTTTACCGACTGGTCAGACAGTTCGGGGAATTTCAGTTTGAAGATGTCAATGATACCCAACTTCAAAGTTTAATTTTGTTTCTGACGTTTTCAGTCATGCGTATTAAACAAAACCATACCGTTAAACAAGCAATCCACGAGCATCAGATTAACGGCGAAGTTCGTGAACGTAGCGTAGGGATTTCAAAAGAGATCTTCAATGACCTAAGTGAACTGTATGGATTAAAAACGTTATCACAGGAAGAAATTGTATTTCTGGCGCTCCAGATTGATGGACTGAATGTGCCGCTGAGAGATGAATTCTCTGATGATTATGACTTGCAGTTGAGTTTCAAAGTACGTGAATTGATTCGACTAGTTTCTGAAGATATGTATATGCCGTTTTATCAAGATGAGACATTGTTTCGGGATTTGTTCGCTCATATCTCAGCGGCGATCCAGCGGAACAAAGCACCTATGCCTGAAGTGAATAACCCACTTCTTGAAAAAATCCATGAAGAATACACTGAACTGAGCACGGTTATCCGGAACCGAATGGCCAGTTTGTTTCCTGAATTTGAATTTCAGTTCAACGAATTATTATATGTGGTTGTTCATTTCGCTTCAGCATATGAAAGGAATTCCAGTGCTCAATTACTAAATGTACTGATTATCTGTTCTAACGGGATGGGGACTGCCAAAATATTGGAAAGTCGTTTAAGGAAAAACATCCCAGAAGTGACGACTGTGGATGTTTCTAGAATCTCGCAGTTACATCAGTTGAATTTTGAACAGTATGATCTGATTTTATCTACGATTTTTCTACAGGGGTTTGAAAAGGATTATAAAGTTGTTACACCATTGCTAATGGAAGATGAGCTTAAGAGTATTCGCAAGTACATTGAACAAGTGCTGCGTGAGAAGATCAAGAAACTGAGACAAGCTGATACTAGTCTGAAAGTAGGCCTCGAACACCAGACATTCCAGGATTTCTTTTCAAAAATCACAAAAGTAAACCAATTATTAGAGTCCTTTTCTATTCAAAAGATAGGCAATTATGATACGCTGAGATTGACATTACAGCAGATCTGTTTAGATTTATCTGGCAGCGTTTTGAGTGACCCGCTAGCTGTATCAGAAAAACTTGAAAAAAGAATGGTTACAGCACCAATAGGCATTCCAAATACTGGTCTAGGTTTATTTCACTGTGTGCATCCGTCTATTAAGGAGGCACATTTCAGCATAGTTGATCTTCCAGAACCGTTTGAAATGATGAATATGGAAAGAAAGACAATGAAACTAGATCGTATCTTATTATTACTTGCTCCAGATCCAATGGATGAACTGACACAAGATATGATGGGAACGATCAGTGCATCTATAGTGGAAAGTGATGCCAATCTGAACTTATTCAACAAAGGTTCAGAAAAGCAAATTCAACAGCATTTAAATCAATTATTTTTAGAGAAAATAAAGTAG
- a CDS encoding MazG nucleotide pyrophosphohydrolase domain-containing protein: MGKIEIIGLGSSNLEQIPLGVYRKIKQADQLFVRTEDHPAIAELQAEGVEMTFFDDYYEKFDTFDQVYPAIVDQLIELSKEEDIVYAVPGHPMVAERTVQLLIESNREVDVIGGKSFIDDMFQTLEIDPVDGFQLLDAFDLSTDVIQTGQSVIIMQVFNQLMASEVKLTLMEKYPDEHQICVVDAAGGLSEQKKWMPLYELDRFEGVHNLRSVYVPSLNRDERTTSFELLQYYIDAITGESGDVWVREQTALTLLPYLKEETQELIEAYENDDIDNVIEELGDVLMQILYHTNLAENTGMFSLEEVLDGINRKLRRRHPHVFDGVEANTPEEVDALWQEIKKKEKEERGF, translated from the coding sequence ATGGGGAAAATCGAAATCATCGGATTAGGTTCTTCGAACTTAGAACAAATTCCTTTGGGTGTATACAGGAAAATCAAACAAGCGGATCAACTGTTTGTCCGTACAGAAGATCATCCGGCAATTGCAGAATTGCAAGCTGAAGGTGTTGAAATGACCTTTTTTGATGATTATTATGAAAAATTCGATACGTTTGATCAAGTGTATCCAGCCATTGTAGATCAGTTGATAGAACTCTCAAAAGAAGAAGATATCGTATACGCTGTTCCAGGACATCCGATGGTAGCGGAGCGTACAGTACAGTTATTGATTGAATCCAATAGAGAAGTGGATGTTATTGGAGGGAAAAGTTTTATCGACGATATGTTTCAGACTCTGGAAATAGATCCTGTTGATGGTTTTCAACTACTAGATGCGTTTGACTTGTCGACGGACGTCATTCAAACCGGTCAGTCTGTGATCATTATGCAAGTGTTCAATCAACTGATGGCCAGTGAAGTGAAGCTGACTTTGATGGAGAAGTATCCTGATGAGCACCAAATCTGTGTCGTGGATGCTGCGGGTGGTTTATCTGAACAGAAAAAGTGGATGCCATTATATGAGCTGGATCGCTTTGAGGGTGTGCATAATTTAAGATCAGTCTATGTACCATCTTTAAACAGAGATGAAAGAACCACCTCTTTCGAGTTGCTTCAATACTATATTGACGCAATCACAGGAGAATCTGGTGATGTCTGGGTGAGGGAACAAACAGCTTTGACACTTCTACCCTATTTGAAAGAGGAAACGCAGGAACTGATTGAAGCTTACGAAAATGATGATATCGATAATGTGATTGAAGAGCTTGGGGATGTTTTGATGCAGATTCTCTATCATACAAATCTTGCAGAAAACACGGGTATGTTCTCCTTAGAAGAAGTGCTAGATGGAATCAACCGTAAGCTTAGAAGAAGACATCCTCATGTGTTTGACGGTGTCGAAGCAAACACACCAGAAGAAGTCGATGCCTTGTGGCAAGAAATTAAGAAAAAAGAAAAAGAAGAGAGAGGGTTTTAA
- a CDS encoding PTS sugar transporter subunit IIA yields MTILREENVVLNQTFSNKEEAIRKAGQLLVDGGYVQPEYIESMLERENTVSTFMGNFIAIPHGKEDAKQLIDKTGISVVQVPNGINFGEEGEDKLAMILIGIAGAGDDHLEVLSQIAIYCSEIENVTKLADAKSKKEIVQLLGGIEG; encoded by the coding sequence ATGACGATTTTAAGAGAAGAAAATGTAGTGTTAAACCAAACATTCAGCAATAAAGAAGAAGCAATCAGAAAAGCAGGTCAATTACTAGTTGACGGTGGCTACGTTCAGCCAGAGTACATCGAATCTATGCTTGAAAGAGAAAATACAGTGTCTACTTTTATGGGGAATTTTATTGCAATCCCTCACGGTAAGGAAGATGCCAAACAATTAATTGATAAAACCGGTATTTCAGTTGTTCAAGTGCCGAATGGTATCAACTTTGGAGAAGAAGGAGAAGACAAGCTTGCGATGATTCTAATTGGAATTGCAGGAGCAGGAGATGATCATCTGGAAGTTCTTTCTCAAATAGCGATTTATTGTTCAGAAATTGAAAATGTCACAAAACTGGCAGATGCAAAATCTAAAAAAGAAATCGTGCAATTATTGGGAGGTATCGAAGGATAA